In one window of Brassica rapa cultivar Chiifu-401-42 chromosome A07, CAAS_Brap_v3.01, whole genome shotgun sequence DNA:
- the LOC103829326 gene encoding uncharacterized protein LOC103829326 gives MEKKSNGESDVNSKWDACIDITARRVVCSSLGAAFAGLLFFRSPVTRWASTACCAGIGMGSAYADCSRFFDSSSSATSPTSTETSYFVFQAAEEQEKEEA, from the exons ATGGAAAAGAAGAGTAACGGCGAGTCCGATGTCAACAGTAAATGGGATGCGTGTATCGATATCACTGCTCGTCGCGTGGTCTGCTCCTCCCTCGGCGCCGCGTTCGCCGGTCTTCTCTTCTTCA GGAGTCCTGTAACAAGATGGGCGTCGACTGCTTGTTGTGCTGGAATCGGTATGGGCTCTGCATACGCAGATTGTTCTCGTTTCTTTGATTCTTCATCGTCTGCAACTTCACCCACGAGTACAGAGACTTCTTATTTTGTCTTTCAG GCTGCGGAAGagcaagagaaagaagaagcgTGA
- the LOC103829327 gene encoding E3 ubiquitin-protein ligase RNF170, whose translation MNQAPENEVCSICHGNFSAPCQANCSHWFCGNCIMLVWRHGSTLRPCKCPLCRRPITLLVPSEDTSRGRDDPTVSEVLRDVQTYNRVFGGQSIGLSQRIQDLPFLLRRLLREIMDPQRTLPLVIKARVYIALILSVIYIISPIDIIPEALFGIIGLLDDVIIALIFLLHVAALYRSVLYSRHGGSAS comes from the exons atgaatcaGGCTCCGGAGAACGAGGTTTGTTCGATATGCCATGGCAATTTCAGTGCTCCTTGCCAAGCCAATTGCTCCCACTGGTTCTGCG GAAACTGCATTATGCTTGTTTGGAGGCATGGATCTACATTACGCCCATGCAAATGTCCCTTGTGCCGTCGTCCTATTACTTTGCTTGTTCCTTCTGAGGATACATCGAGAGGTAGAGATGACCCTACAGTTTCAGAGGTTCTTCGCGATGTTCAAACTTACAACCGAGTCTTTGGTGGACAATCAATTGGTCTGTCTCAG AGGATTCAAGACCTTCCTTTCTTACTCCGAAGGCTATTAAGAGAAATCATGGATCCACAAAGAACGCTTCCACTCGTCATCAAAGCTCGTGTTTATATTGCG TTGATACTCAGTGTGATTTACATAATCAGCCCAATAGACATCATTCCGGAAG CACTCTTTGGGATTATTGGTTTGCTGGATGATGTAATCATAGCCCTGATTTTTCTTCTCCATGTTGCTGCTCTCTATCGATCCGTTCTCTATTCCCGTCATGGTGGTTCTGCTTCATGA
- the LOC103829846 gene encoding E3 ubiquitin-protein ligase ATL15-like: MSRFTLYPSFLLLLRLVAAQSTDTEGGAGLKPTTAIIMIVFVSVFFSLGCVSVVYMRKYLTQALGIDDGLRSGDRGNWLSERQGACGLDASVIETFPTFRYSTVKTLRIGKAALECPVCLNGFEDDETLRLIPQCCHVFHTCCIDAWLRSHVTCPLCRANLVPVPGESVSFEISGLARESGQNSPRTLISDDNRRRVLGSPDERLIDSVAWSGNKSMPRKSMSTGWKLAGLFSRSSSTGQMRENLDRFKLRLPQEIHDQLVNQESKGHIALPQVRSSIRGYRTGSLGNERNYFYFEQFDQDGRLHRRPFSITPPYCTGSFQSLDIHGAQEPAGPHKGLIEANQQ, translated from the coding sequence ATGTCACGATTTACCTTATACCCTTCTTTCTTGCTCCTGTTACGGCTCGTTGCCGCTCAAAGCACCGATACTGAAGGAGGAGCAGGGTTAAAACCAACCACGGCTATAATCATGATCGTATTCGTCAGCGTTTTTTTCTCACTTGGATGTGTCTCCGTCGTCTACATGCGAAAGTATCTCACGCAAGCTCTAGGGATCGACGACGGATTAAGATCCGGCGACAGGGGAAACTGGCTTAGCGAGAGGCAGGGGGCGTGTGGGCTCGACGCGTCTGTCATAGAAACGTTTCCAACGTTCCGTTACTCCACCGTGAAGACGTTGAGAATTGGCAAAGCAGCCTTAGAGTGTCCCGTTTGTCTTAACGGGTTTGAGGACGATGAAACGCTGCGGTTGATTCCTCAATGCTGCCACGTGTTCCATACTTGTTGCATAGATGCATGGCTACGTTCTCACGTCACGTGTCCTCTCTGCCGTGCCAATCTCGTTCCTGTACCGGGTGAGTCTGTTTCTTTCGAGATATCCGGTTTAGCTAGAGAATCCGGTCAGAACTCTCCCCGAACGTTGATTTCTGATGATAACCGGAGAAGGGTTTTGGGTTCTCCGGACGAGCGGTTGATTGACTCAGTGGCTTGGTCAGGTAACAAGAGCATGCCACGTAAGTCCATGTCTACTGGTTGGAAGTTAGCCGGATTGTTTAGCCGGTCGAGTTCTACCGGTCAAATGAGGGAAAATCTAGACCGGTTCAAGCTAAGGTTACCGCAGGAGATACACGACCAGCTGGTGAACCAAGAGTCAAAAGGGCATATTGCGTTACCTCAAGTGAGGAGCTCAATACGAGGGTACAGAACCGGAAGCCTAGGGAATGAAAGAAACTATTTTTACTTTGAACAGTTTGATCAAGACGGTCGGTTACACCGAAGACCATTTTCTATAACTCCTCCGTACTGTACCGGGTCATTTCAGTCTCTGGATATCCACGGAGCTCAGGAGCCTGCTGGTCCACACAAAGGCTTGATTGAAGCAAATCAGCAATAA